One segment of Gemmatimonadota bacterium DNA contains the following:
- a CDS encoding nucleoside-diphosphate sugar epimerase/dehydratase: protein MESLTLPPDVFALYLKYTLGALVIRLVANWRGGAYKALWNYASAVDVSRLLIAVSVASALCLLHGGLLVRFIPPGFGRRLPLAIIFMDCAFAVTAVVAPRLWRRLVNAGAASRAGGSGGTLIVGAGRLGQLLLQDLRTASTTIDVAGFVDDDASKHARSLGGVPVLGGVDSLPALIGEHKAELVIIAIRNPNGALVRRILAATSAAGVVAKLMPAPSEIAAGTKVMQALRTVDIDDLLRRPRVESDLAAVQALVGGKTVMVTGAGGSIGSELARQCARCEPAHLVLVDHNEDGMYQVQRRLLASYPSLHVVPIVADVRDAKLLRAQLAGLIPDVVYHAAAYKHVPLMEQNPVAALVNNVGGTLALLTLCESLGVPRVVIISSDKAVHPSSVMGATKRLTELLMWQRAGKSRTVYSAVRFGNVLGSRGSVVPLFLEQIQTQRRITVTHPEMTRFFMATSEAVELVLQASVLSRGGELFVLNMGNPIKIVDLARDLVRLSGMTPDDDVQIVFTGTRPGEKLHEALIAETEALEATAHSSINVVRLTDAALGDAAALAQLESLLSDGESDERLVKLLHRVIPELGPVPQSTAS, encoded by the coding sequence GTGGAGTCGCTCACGCTGCCGCCAGACGTGTTTGCGCTCTACTTGAAGTACACGCTGGGTGCTCTCGTTATCCGTTTGGTCGCGAACTGGCGGGGAGGTGCGTACAAGGCGCTCTGGAACTATGCGAGTGCGGTGGATGTGAGCCGTCTGCTCATTGCCGTTTCTGTCGCATCTGCTCTTTGCTTGTTACACGGCGGGTTGCTCGTTCGGTTTATCCCGCCGGGGTTCGGACGGCGACTTCCGTTAGCGATCATTTTCATGGACTGCGCGTTTGCGGTTACTGCGGTGGTGGCGCCTCGGCTTTGGCGTCGCCTTGTGAACGCGGGTGCCGCGAGTCGAGCTGGAGGATCGGGCGGGACGTTGATCGTTGGAGCTGGGCGTCTGGGGCAACTGTTGCTGCAGGATCTCCGGACCGCTAGTACCACGATTGATGTCGCGGGCTTCGTCGATGACGACGCCTCGAAGCACGCACGATCCCTTGGCGGGGTGCCCGTGCTCGGCGGAGTCGATTCGCTGCCAGCTCTTATTGGCGAACACAAGGCCGAGTTGGTGATCATCGCCATTCGCAACCCGAATGGGGCGCTGGTCCGGCGCATTCTGGCGGCGACATCGGCAGCCGGGGTTGTGGCGAAGTTGATGCCTGCTCCGAGTGAGATTGCCGCCGGGACAAAGGTGATGCAGGCGTTGCGGACGGTTGATATCGACGACTTGCTGCGCCGGCCGAGGGTAGAAAGCGACCTAGCGGCCGTACAGGCGTTGGTCGGCGGTAAGACGGTGATGGTAACGGGAGCGGGCGGATCGATCGGCTCAGAGCTGGCGCGTCAGTGTGCGCGTTGCGAACCGGCGCATTTGGTGCTGGTGGATCACAACGAAGATGGGATGTACCAGGTGCAGCGCCGGCTCCTAGCGAGCTATCCATCGCTTCATGTGGTGCCGATCGTCGCAGATGTACGCGACGCTAAGCTCCTGCGCGCGCAGCTTGCTGGCCTCATCCCAGACGTCGTTTATCACGCGGCTGCGTACAAGCATGTTCCTCTGATGGAACAGAATCCGGTTGCCGCCCTTGTGAACAATGTCGGCGGGACCCTAGCGCTCCTCACGCTGTGCGAATCGCTCGGCGTGCCGCGCGTTGTGATCATTTCGAGCGACAAGGCGGTTCACCCGTCGAGCGTCATGGGGGCGACCAAGCGCCTCACCGAACTGCTGATGTGGCAGCGCGCAGGAAAGTCTCGCACGGTCTACTCGGCCGTGCGGTTCGGCAATGTACTGGGCTCTCGCGGGTCCGTGGTGCCTTTGTTTCTCGAACAGATTCAGACGCAGCGCCGCATTACCGTGACGCATCCCGAGATGACGCGGTTCTTCATGGCAACTTCTGAGGCCGTGGAACTGGTGTTGCAAGCGTCTGTGTTGAGTCGAGGGGGAGAGCTCTTTGTGCTCAACATGGGAAACCCGATCAAGATCGTGGACCTCGCACGAGATCTCGTTCGCTTAAGCGGAATGACTCCTGATGATGATGTGCAGATTGTTTTTACTGGAACGCGTCCTGGCGAGAAACTGCATGAGGCTCTCATTGCAGAGACCGAAGCACTTGAGGCGACGGCGCACTCCAGTATCAATGTCGTCCGTCTCACCGACGCCGCACTCGGAGATGCCGCGGCATTAGCGCAGCTCGAATCGCTCTTGTCCGACGGAGAATCTGACGAGCGGCTCGTGAAACTCTTGCACCGCGTCATCCCAGAACTCGGGCCGGTGCCGCAGTCGACGGCGTCGTGA
- the rplS gene encoding 50S ribosomal protein L19, which produces MHPFIETQKEWMKTVPPFRAGDTLRVNVRVKEGEKERIQAFEGVCIARRGAGVSATFTVRKISNGVGVERIFPDHSPMLESIAVVRRGRVRRAKLFYLRGVTGKSARIKERKVRVAVPVTGSAE; this is translated from the coding sequence ATGCACCCGTTCATCGAAACCCAGAAAGAGTGGATGAAGACTGTTCCCCCCTTCCGTGCCGGCGACACGCTGCGTGTCAACGTGCGCGTCAAGGAAGGCGAGAAGGAACGCATTCAGGCATTCGAGGGCGTGTGCATTGCGCGTCGTGGAGCCGGTGTCAGCGCAACCTTCACCGTGCGCAAGATCTCCAATGGCGTGGGTGTTGAGCGCATCTTCCCCGACCACTCGCCGATGCTCGAGAGCATTGCCGTCGTGCGTCGTGGTCGCGTGCGTCGCGCCAAGCTGTTCTATCTCCGTGGCGTGACTGGTAAGTCGGCCCGCATCAAGGAGCGCAAGGTGCGCGTCGCGGTGCCGGTGACCGGCTCGGCTGAGTAA
- a CDS encoding sugar transferase has protein sequence MKRTFDLAAAALGLIVLSPLFLLLALWIKRDSPGPVFYRGVRGARGGGSFRIFKFRSMVQNADKTGQSSSGSDDARVTPSGHFIRRFKFDEFAQLINVFLGDMSLVGPRPEVLKYTENYTGEFREILTARPGITDWASIWNNDEGAVLAGYPDADLAYEQLIQPTKLQLQLRYVRHRTFGGDIKILFSTVWVLVNRDFYPRELQSTPRLKKRF, from the coding sequence GTGAAGCGGACTTTTGACCTGGCCGCGGCCGCCCTCGGCCTCATCGTCCTCTCCCCACTGTTCCTGCTCCTCGCCCTCTGGATAAAGCGCGACTCCCCAGGCCCCGTCTTCTACCGCGGCGTCCGCGGCGCCCGCGGCGGCGGCTCCTTCCGCATCTTCAAGTTCCGCTCGATGGTCCAGAACGCCGACAAAACCGGCCAGAGCTCGAGCGGCTCCGACGACGCCCGCGTCACCCCCAGCGGCCACTTTATTCGCCGCTTCAAGTTCGACGAGTTCGCCCAGCTCATCAATGTGTTCCTCGGCGACATGAGCCTCGTCGGCCCCCGGCCCGAAGTGCTCAAATACACCGAGAATTACACGGGCGAGTTCCGCGAGATCCTCACCGCGCGCCCCGGCATCACCGACTGGGCCAGCATTTGGAACAACGACGAAGGGGCGGTGTTGGCAGGGTATCCCGATGCCGATCTCGCCTATGAACAGCTCATCCAGCCCACCAAATTACAGCTCCAGCTCCGCTATGTGCGCCACCGCACCTTCGGGGGCGACATCAAGATTTTGTTCAGCACGGTGTGGGTGCTCGTGAACCGCGATTTCTATCCGCGCGAACTGCAAAGCACGCCCCGCCTTAAAAAGCGTTTCTAG
- a CDS encoding ribonuclease HII: MDSRWSDIEQTLRAAGAQSIAGVDEVGRGPLAGPVVACAVIMPAGGEEIDGVADSKKLKKAERERLAVLIRAEAVSVALGAASVAEIAKLNIYQATSLAMRRAIGRLRASPDAILVDGKPIRTLGYPHQAVVGGDSKVYAIACASIVAKVARDRLMTALAERYPAYGWPQNAGYGTPKHIQAIVEHGLTSHHRVAFCRSALEKTRPL; the protein is encoded by the coding sequence GTGGACAGTCGCTGGAGCGACATCGAGCAGACGTTGCGCGCCGCGGGTGCGCAGAGCATTGCTGGAGTCGATGAAGTCGGACGGGGCCCCTTAGCGGGCCCCGTTGTCGCATGTGCGGTGATTATGCCCGCTGGCGGCGAGGAGATTGACGGGGTGGCCGACTCCAAGAAGCTCAAGAAGGCGGAGCGGGAGCGGCTGGCGGTGCTGATTCGCGCCGAGGCGGTGAGTGTGGCGCTTGGGGCCGCGAGCGTGGCCGAGATAGCAAAATTGAATATTTATCAGGCTACCTCCCTAGCCATGCGTCGGGCGATCGGGCGTCTACGGGCCTCTCCGGACGCCATTTTGGTGGATGGGAAGCCCATTCGGACCCTCGGCTACCCCCACCAGGCCGTGGTTGGGGGGGATTCTAAGGTCTATGCCATTGCCTGTGCGTCGATTGTGGCCAAGGTGGCCCGGGACCGGCTGATGACGGCGCTGGCGGAGCGGTATCCCGCGTACGGCTGGCCTCAGAACGCCGGGTATGGCACTCCAAAGCACATCCAAGCGATTGTGGAACATGGGCTTACGTCGCACCACCGCGTAGCATTCTGCCGGTCGGCGCTGGAAAAGACGCGCCCTCTTTAA
- a CDS encoding class I SAM-dependent methyltransferase translates to MTARHLLRIAFRRLPGRQILRTFAFRSGAIKWWWRYRHFLDGSYREAPPLDDAVAPHRHQLWSLISPLSATSLIEVGCGDGGNLALFASHSQQMRLWAVDVNPLALGIAEQRVRRQGGATGEFRVAPANHLPMPSSCVDIALSDAVFMYLPQSVATAALREMRRVARKAIIVHTFADMSLAESAVIGGNWVHNIPVLILRAIPGATVTQHKSRVDHGQWAEYGTVFTITW, encoded by the coding sequence ATGACCGCTAGGCACCTCCTGCGGATTGCCTTTCGACGACTCCCCGGTCGCCAGATTCTCCGGACTTTCGCGTTTCGCAGTGGGGCTATCAAATGGTGGTGGCGATACCGGCATTTCCTCGACGGTTCCTATCGCGAAGCGCCTCCACTTGATGATGCTGTAGCGCCCCATCGGCACCAGCTTTGGTCGCTGATCTCACCGCTCTCGGCCACTAGCTTGATCGAAGTTGGCTGTGGAGACGGTGGCAATCTCGCCCTCTTCGCTTCGCACAGCCAGCAGATGCGGCTGTGGGCAGTCGACGTGAACCCTTTAGCCCTCGGAATTGCAGAACAGCGGGTGCGTCGTCAGGGAGGAGCTACCGGAGAATTTCGCGTGGCGCCGGCTAATCATTTACCGATGCCGTCTTCATGTGTCGACATCGCACTGTCGGACGCGGTCTTTATGTACCTTCCTCAGAGCGTGGCAACTGCCGCGCTCCGCGAGATGCGTCGCGTCGCGCGCAAAGCGATCATCGTGCACACGTTTGCAGATATGTCCCTAGCTGAGAGCGCCGTGATCGGCGGGAACTGGGTACACAACATCCCCGTCCTCATACTGCGTGCCATTCCTGGGGCCACCGTGACCCAGCACAAGTCGCGCGTAGATCACGGCCAGTGGGCCGAGTACGGCACGGTCTTCACCATCACATGGTAA
- a CDS encoding glycosyltransferase, with amino-acid sequence MRLLFLAPANSVHSARWIRWFAGAGHEVTWISAHPAEVAIPANVTLHVLPQDAKVTRWPRWLLNVRRIIRAANPEVVHVHSLGTYALLAFGVPNGIPMVATPWGSDIILDANSWWRRAIVRRTLHRSSIYTCDAQHMGPRLVEFGVDAKRIRFINFGIESERFTPLAATRFEKAGPVEPTERLADATPLRVLSLRNLEPVYDVATLIHAAAILDSEKLPVAVSIYGGGSLRAELEALVRERGLEHCVSFGGRYSHETLPGILEAAEVYVSTSTSDAGIAASTAEAMAAGLPVIVSDSGENAIWITDGVNGRLFQVGDAAALAKALAEASQSPAKRRGWAERGMRTVLDRNDYRTEMGKVESLYRSVSGAPHDR; translated from the coding sequence ATGCGACTTCTGTTTCTCGCCCCCGCCAACTCGGTCCACAGCGCACGCTGGATTCGGTGGTTTGCGGGGGCCGGTCACGAGGTCACGTGGATCTCTGCGCATCCAGCTGAGGTCGCCATTCCCGCGAACGTAACGCTGCACGTCCTCCCGCAGGACGCGAAGGTCACGCGATGGCCGCGCTGGCTGTTGAATGTTCGCCGGATTATTCGAGCGGCAAATCCGGAGGTCGTACACGTGCATTCGCTTGGCACCTACGCCCTTCTCGCCTTCGGCGTACCGAATGGAATCCCGATGGTTGCGACACCTTGGGGCTCTGACATCATTCTTGATGCGAACAGCTGGTGGCGCCGCGCGATTGTACGACGCACCCTGCACCGTTCATCGATATACACCTGCGATGCGCAGCATATGGGACCGCGACTCGTAGAGTTCGGAGTTGACGCAAAGCGCATACGCTTTATCAACTTCGGAATCGAGTCCGAGCGGTTCACTCCACTTGCGGCGACGCGCTTCGAAAAGGCAGGGCCGGTTGAACCGACTGAGCGACTCGCCGACGCGACACCGCTACGAGTACTCAGTCTCCGTAATCTGGAACCAGTTTACGATGTCGCCACATTGATTCACGCAGCCGCGATTCTCGACTCCGAAAAACTGCCCGTCGCCGTGTCCATTTACGGAGGCGGGTCGCTACGAGCCGAGCTCGAAGCGTTGGTTCGGGAGCGAGGCCTTGAACACTGCGTCAGTTTTGGTGGCCGTTACTCCCACGAAACGCTACCTGGAATCTTGGAAGCGGCCGAGGTTTATGTGTCGACCTCTACGTCCGATGCCGGGATTGCCGCTAGCACGGCGGAGGCAATGGCGGCCGGGCTACCGGTAATCGTCTCAGACTCCGGCGAGAATGCCATATGGATCACAGACGGTGTGAACGGCCGCTTATTCCAGGTCGGGGACGCCGCGGCGCTCGCCAAGGCCCTCGCGGAGGCCTCCCAGAGCCCCGCCAAACGCCGAGGATGGGCGGAAAGGGGGATGCGCACGGTGCTCGACCGCAACGACTACCGAACCGAAATGGGCAAGGTGGAGTCGCTGTACCGATCGGTTTCGGGGGCTCCGCATGACCGCTAG
- a CDS encoding thiamine pyrophosphate-dependent dehydrogenase E1 component subunit alpha, translating to MNQSLTSLADAKAHHEPIAFGDADPVPFVQALHRMVRIRRAEERIAENVATGVIKCPCHLAIGQEAAAVGVAMHLRSTDRAFGAHRSHAHFLAMGGSLDGLFAEVLGRDTGVSRGMGGSMHLAAKEVGFYGSVPIVGASIPIAVGAGLAAQMDKKGDVGVSFFGDGAAEEGSFHESMNLASVMNLPVLFVCENNMFASHLHISLRQPKNVVARYAVAHAMPHATVDGNDVVAVWSALNAAAAAWRAGTGGPFFLEAVTYRWLGHVGHRDDQDVGVARKDDLSDWKGRDPVRRLAESLATVGVLSPKEFAAMESAISDEVSTSWAKALTQPFPEPNALLNRVWAK from the coding sequence GTGAACCAGTCGCTCACTTCTCTCGCCGACGCCAAGGCGCATCACGAACCCATTGCGTTCGGCGATGCCGATCCGGTGCCGTTTGTGCAGGCGCTGCATCGCATGGTGCGCATCCGCCGCGCCGAGGAGCGCATTGCGGAGAATGTGGCGACTGGGGTGATCAAGTGCCCCTGCCACCTCGCCATTGGGCAGGAAGCGGCTGCAGTGGGCGTGGCGATGCATCTGCGCAGCACCGACCGCGCCTTTGGCGCGCACCGCTCGCACGCGCACTTCTTGGCAATGGGCGGCAGTCTCGACGGCCTCTTTGCCGAAGTACTCGGCCGCGACACCGGCGTGTCGCGCGGCATGGGTGGCTCCATGCACCTCGCCGCCAAGGAAGTCGGCTTCTACGGCTCTGTGCCCATTGTTGGCGCGAGCATTCCGATTGCCGTCGGCGCCGGGCTCGCCGCGCAGATGGACAAAAAAGGTGACGTTGGCGTCAGCTTTTTCGGCGACGGCGCAGCGGAAGAGGGGAGCTTTCACGAGTCCATGAACCTCGCGTCGGTGATGAACCTCCCCGTGTTGTTTGTGTGCGAGAACAACATGTTCGCGAGTCACCTGCACATCAGCTTGCGCCAGCCTAAGAATGTGGTGGCACGCTACGCCGTGGCGCACGCCATGCCGCACGCGACAGTGGACGGCAATGACGTCGTGGCCGTGTGGAGCGCCCTCAACGCCGCCGCGGCCGCCTGGCGCGCCGGCACCGGCGGGCCCTTCTTCCTCGAGGCCGTCACATACCGTTGGCTCGGGCATGTGGGCCACCGCGACGACCAAGACGTAGGCGTCGCCCGCAAGGACGACCTCAGCGATTGGAAGGGACGCGACCCCGTGCGCCGACTCGCCGAGTCGCTCGCAACGGTGGGCGTGCTCAGCCCCAAGGAATTCGCCGCTATGGAAAGTGCCATCAGCGACGAAGTGTCCACCTCATGGGCCAAGGCACTCACGCAGCCCTTCCCCGAGCCCAACGCCCTCCTCAACCGAGTGTGGGCCAAGTGA
- a CDS encoding DegT/DnrJ/EryC1/StrS family aminotransferase, whose product MNTRLDNLQAAFLHLQLKTYQNVIDYRRDIAKAYHEELGTLAEVTLPPAPDADPRHFDVYQNFEMEADKRDALQLHLKANGIGSLVQWSGRAIHQHPKLGLKAHAPVTDKFFTRCVMIPMNVLVTRSDVAYISQVIRGFYGK is encoded by the coding sequence ATGAACACGCGCCTCGACAACCTGCAAGCCGCTTTCCTGCACTTGCAGCTCAAGACGTACCAGAACGTCATCGACTACCGCCGCGACATTGCCAAGGCCTACCACGAAGAACTCGGCACCCTCGCCGAAGTGACGCTGCCGCCGGCGCCCGATGCCGACCCGCGCCACTTTGATGTGTATCAGAACTTTGAGATGGAAGCCGACAAGCGCGACGCGTTGCAGCTGCACCTCAAGGCCAATGGCATTGGCTCGCTGGTGCAGTGGAGCGGACGCGCCATTCACCAGCACCCCAAGCTCGGCCTCAAGGCTCACGCGCCGGTGACCGACAAGTTCTTCACGCGTTGCGTGATGATCCCCATGAATGTGCTCGTGACGCGCAGCGACGTCGCATACATCTCGCAGGTGATTCGCGGGTTCTACGGCAAGTGA
- a CDS encoding O-antigen ligase family protein, protein MSPWPSVPPKQLGTIIGAVALLCVQWNHLGPRAWDPLRRAPVLVKSAYAFAGAFLLWQALLILSGPQADRYEALWGNSSRGNGLFSRAAIIGMGLSCALFPPLQSGRSFMRAVRFSALLVGVYATMQAFGIDMVSWDVDTRYVATFGNVNQASSFFALAASMMATQVVDVDRWKNRNWAFWVDAGLAVIMIALCLRTANHTSRQGEFLLACVVLIAGLSFGYSRWRQGALAQWQESLGLAAMVLGALGASVWFVLVDHGASDRVAMWSTAVKMAIANPLHGVGVSQVPYHWQAYQTARDAMGDVFRLVDEVHSGPLQQAAESGLVGFLLYVGAFAAILPLAFVALARGRAAERAAAAGWFVYALQDNFSPYSAAVSLWGWICAGILLAGALERGVERSSSPGTGVAPFDVSRAGRGHWSGVLLIMAVATWVIMPRIVTEVQFTRLWNTASELDATAAAVRYRVATRVALAKLEPLADRRPNDYEWLERIAYASATNGDVERSARVLQAGLRRKPRAMRLRDLYAQVELTHGSAQTAMAQYDTLAEQFPRSLALGLLRQITAEWVRDSVRLRSAGSHVDSLGVMYGVSVDSMHLLHDRLGRGVVVMGRRMNWRN, encoded by the coding sequence ATGTCGCCGTGGCCGAGCGTTCCCCCTAAGCAGCTGGGTACCATCATTGGGGCTGTCGCTCTCCTGTGCGTGCAGTGGAACCACCTGGGCCCACGTGCATGGGATCCGCTGCGCCGTGCCCCTGTCCTTGTGAAGTCTGCCTATGCATTCGCTGGAGCCTTTCTCCTCTGGCAGGCGTTGCTAATCCTTTCAGGGCCACAGGCGGACCGTTACGAGGCGCTGTGGGGCAATAGCAGCCGTGGCAATGGCCTGTTCAGTAGAGCTGCCATCATTGGGATGGGGTTGTCTTGCGCCCTCTTCCCACCACTTCAGAGCGGTAGATCGTTTATGCGAGCGGTGCGGTTCTCCGCCCTGCTCGTCGGCGTCTACGCAACGATGCAGGCATTTGGCATAGATATGGTGAGTTGGGATGTTGATACTCGCTACGTAGCTACATTCGGAAACGTGAATCAGGCTAGTTCATTCTTTGCGCTTGCTGCCAGTATGATGGCCACGCAGGTGGTGGACGTGGATCGGTGGAAGAACCGGAACTGGGCCTTCTGGGTGGATGCTGGATTAGCGGTCATAATGATCGCCTTGTGCCTTCGCACCGCGAACCACACGAGCCGGCAGGGGGAGTTTCTACTCGCATGCGTTGTGCTGATCGCGGGGCTGAGCTTTGGCTACTCGCGGTGGCGCCAGGGAGCGCTGGCGCAGTGGCAGGAGAGCCTCGGTTTGGCGGCCATGGTATTGGGAGCTCTGGGAGCCTCAGTGTGGTTTGTGTTGGTTGACCACGGTGCAAGCGATCGAGTCGCCATGTGGAGCACGGCGGTCAAGATGGCGATCGCCAATCCTCTGCACGGGGTGGGGGTGTCGCAAGTGCCATACCACTGGCAGGCATATCAGACGGCTCGCGATGCAATGGGCGATGTTTTCCGACTCGTCGATGAGGTGCATAGTGGTCCATTGCAGCAGGCTGCTGAAAGTGGTTTGGTAGGCTTTCTTCTGTACGTCGGTGCATTCGCGGCGATTCTTCCACTGGCTTTCGTGGCGCTCGCCCGAGGACGGGCAGCTGAGCGCGCCGCTGCGGCGGGCTGGTTTGTATATGCTTTACAGGATAATTTCTCGCCGTATTCTGCGGCGGTAAGCCTATGGGGCTGGATTTGCGCCGGCATACTGCTAGCTGGTGCGCTAGAGCGTGGCGTGGAGCGAAGTTCCAGCCCTGGGACAGGTGTTGCCCCCTTTGACGTTTCGCGGGCTGGCCGAGGCCACTGGAGCGGCGTTCTTCTCATCATGGCAGTCGCCACGTGGGTGATTATGCCTCGTATTGTGACTGAGGTGCAGTTCACTCGCCTGTGGAACACGGCCAGTGAGTTAGATGCTACGGCGGCGGCAGTTCGGTATCGTGTCGCAACAAGGGTGGCTCTCGCCAAACTTGAACCTCTCGCTGATCGTCGGCCGAACGACTACGAGTGGCTTGAGCGGATTGCGTATGCGTCTGCGACCAACGGAGATGTGGAACGATCGGCGCGTGTGTTGCAGGCTGGCCTACGCCGCAAGCCGAGAGCAATGCGACTGAGGGACCTGTACGCACAAGTTGAGTTGACGCATGGGAGCGCCCAAACCGCTATGGCGCAGTACGATACGCTGGCCGAGCAATTCCCTAGATCCCTTGCCCTCGGCCTGCTGCGTCAGATTACAGCGGAGTGGGTACGAGATTCGGTCCGGTTACGCTCGGCCGGCTCGCACGTTGATTCGCTCGGAGTGATGTACGGAGTTTCCGTGGATTCCATGCACCTGCTTCACGACCGGCTGGGGCGGGGTGTGGTGGTCATGGGCCGTCGGATGAACTGGAGAAACTAG
- a CDS encoding alpha-ketoacid dehydrogenase subunit beta, with product MTATVKTSYGVAIRDGFAHLLAKHPKAFVMGQGLWSPWYVGNSMTNLEIEFGKERVIDVPVSEVATTGAGIGAALSGYRPIVVHPRVDFMMLAVDQIVTQAAKWRSMFGGDVSVPLVIRGIINRGGEQGAQHSQSLQSWFAHIPGLHVLMPATPRDARDMLIAATLCDDPVLYMDDRWCYELEEELPPAADVSINDIAPLRRRTGKDITLVGCGYTTKLNLEAAELLAALGIEADVIDLRLLNPLKPALVHESAAKTGRMLVVDGDWRSCGLAAEIIAGVAERPELRAGVHCARITHPDAPAPTSKPLEQAFYFTAADIVREARTLCGR from the coding sequence GTGACCGCCACCGTGAAGACCTCATACGGCGTTGCCATTCGCGATGGCTTTGCGCATTTGCTCGCCAAGCACCCAAAGGCCTTTGTGATGGGTCAGGGCCTTTGGAGCCCGTGGTACGTGGGCAACTCCATGACGAACCTCGAGATTGAGTTCGGCAAGGAGCGGGTGATTGATGTGCCCGTGAGTGAAGTGGCCACGACTGGCGCAGGCATTGGCGCCGCGCTCAGCGGCTACCGCCCCATTGTGGTGCACCCGCGTGTGGACTTCATGATGCTTGCGGTGGACCAGATTGTGACGCAAGCCGCCAAGTGGCGTTCGATGTTCGGCGGCGACGTGAGTGTGCCGCTGGTGATTCGCGGCATTATCAATCGTGGCGGCGAGCAGGGCGCGCAGCACTCGCAGAGCTTGCAGAGCTGGTTCGCGCACATCCCAGGGCTTCACGTGCTGATGCCCGCCACGCCACGCGACGCGCGCGACATGCTCATTGCCGCCACGCTCTGCGACGACCCCGTGCTCTACATGGACGACCGTTGGTGCTACGAGTTGGAGGAGGAACTGCCGCCAGCTGCGGATGTGAGCATCAACGACATTGCTCCGCTGCGTCGTCGCACGGGCAAGGACATCACGCTCGTGGGCTGTGGCTACACCACCAAGCTCAACCTCGAGGCCGCCGAGTTGCTCGCCGCGCTGGGGATTGAGGCCGACGTGATTGATTTGCGGTTGCTGAATCCGCTCAAGCCCGCGCTGGTGCACGAGTCTGCGGCCAAAACCGGACGCATGTTGGTAGTAGATGGCGACTGGCGGTCGTGCGGCCTCGCGGCTGAGATCATTGCTGGCGTGGCTGAACGGCCCGAGCTTCGTGCCGGCGTGCACTGCGCGCGCATTACACACCCCGATGCGCCGGCGCCGACCAGCAAGCCGCTTGAGCAGGCGTTTTACTTTACGGCCGCGGACATTGTGCGTGAGGCCCGCACCCTTTGCGGGCGCTGA
- the trmD gene encoding tRNA (guanosine(37)-N1)-methyltransferase TrmD, whose translation MLTIRVVSIFPQFFHGPLGLSIPARAAAAELVRYQLVDLRDYTHDKHRTVDDAPYGGGPGMVMKPGPFFEAVEDIGAKAPIILLSPRGRRFGHADAERLAALEEFTLLCGHYKDVDQRVADHCATEELSLGDFVLSGGEPAALAIIDAVVRLLPGAMSDLESARTDSFYNRGLSAPSYTRPPEFRGFPVPEVLLSGNHAAIEKWREEEGGRLTKGKGE comes from the coding sequence ATGCTCACCATCCGCGTCGTCTCAATCTTTCCGCAATTCTTTCACGGCCCGCTCGGTCTCTCCATTCCCGCGCGCGCTGCTGCCGCAGAGCTCGTGCGCTATCAGCTCGTAGATCTGCGCGACTACACACACGACAAACACCGCACCGTAGACGACGCCCCCTACGGCGGCGGCCCAGGCATGGTGATGAAGCCCGGGCCGTTCTTCGAAGCGGTTGAAGATATTGGCGCTAAGGCGCCGATCATTCTTCTCTCGCCGCGCGGCCGTCGCTTTGGCCACGCCGACGCCGAGCGCCTCGCGGCACTCGAAGAGTTCACGCTGCTCTGCGGGCATTACAAAGATGTGGATCAACGCGTGGCCGATCACTGCGCCACCGAAGAACTCTCGCTCGGCGATTTTGTTTTGAGCGGCGGCGAACCCGCGGCACTCGCGATTATTGACGCGGTAGTGCGGTTGCTGCCCGGCGCGATGAGCGATCTCGAGAGTGCGCGCACGGATTCGTTCTACAATCGCGGGCTCTCGGCGCCGAGCTACACGCGGCCGCCGGAGTTCAGAGGGTTTCCGGTGCCGGAAGTGTTGCTGTCGGGGAACCACGCGGCGATTGAGAAGTGGCGGGAAGAAGAAGGGGGGCGGTTGACGAAGGGGAAAGGCGAGTAG